GCCGATCTTGCCGCTGCCGCCCGCCATGCGGCCGAACAGAAGGAAATCGACCGCCTGTCCGCCAGCAGCGCCCGCCTGGCCCTGTGGGGCCGCACCTACGACAATGAAGACCTGGCGCGCAAGGCCAAGACCATGCAGCGGCGCATCGACAAATTGAAGGATGCGCAATCATTCGTCAGCGATGGCGCACCGTGGCGTTTGAGTTTGCGCGGCAAGCCGCTGGCGGCCGACCAGTTGCTGGCGCTGGACGCCCTGGACGTGCGCGCCGTGCCCGCTTCCCCGCTGTTGTTCCACACCGGTCAGCTGTGGCTGAAACCGGGCGACCGGGTCGCCTTGCTGGGTGCCAACGGCAGCGGCAAGTCGTCCTTGCTGCGCCTGTGCTGGCAAGCGATCCAGGAACAGGAGGAGCGGGCGGACTTGCGCTGGCACCACGCCGCCAACATCGGCTATTACGACCAGTCGCTCAGGCAACTGGCCGATACGGCCGATTTATCCGACGCCCTGTACCCGTTTGCCGTGCAGAACGAAGCGGCGCGCAGCCAGGTGGCGCGCAAGCAAGCGTTGATCTCGGCCGGTTTCCCGTATGCGCGCCATGGCCAGACGGTGGCGACCCTGAGCGGCGGCGAGCGGGCGCGGCTGTTGTTCCTGGGGCTGTCCCTGGCCAGCTATCATTTATTGTTGCTCGATGAACCCAGCAACCACCTGGACATGCAGGGTAAGGCGGAGCTGGGGCAAGCCTTGCGCGGCTTTGAAGGAGCTTGTTTGCTGGTGTCGCACGACCGCGACCTGATCGAAACGGCCTGCAACCGTTTTTGGGTGGTGGCCGACGGCCGGCTGGAAGAGTGGCCGGACGCCGGCAGCGCGTATGCACGCCTGAGTGCCGAGGATGGACAGGCGCCGTTGCCGGTGCCGCGCGTGGAAAGCGCACCGCTTGTGCCAGGGCAAACTGATGTGGATCAACAGCTGGAGCGCTTGTGCGAACTGGAGCAATTGCTGGCGGAAGACCTGGAGAGAAAACCGCGCCACCAGAAGCCGGCCAGCCAGCAGGCGTGGCAGGCGGAACTGGCGCAGTTGAATCAATCGCTGGGGATAAGTTCATAGTTATCCACGGGTAAAAAAATGGCGGACCATCTGGTCCGCCATTTTTTAATTGCCCGTCGCCACCGGCCGCGCCGGATCGGCGCACCATTCGCTCCACGAGCCCGGATACAGGGCCGCGCCAGGTAAACCGGCCACTTCCAGGGCCAGCAGGTTGTGGCACGCCGTCACGCCGGAGCCGCACTGCATGACGGCCGCTTGCGGTGCGTCAAACAGGGCGCTGAAATCGCGCCGCAGTGCTTCCGCGCTTTTAAAGCGGCCGTCCGCCTGCAGGTTATCCTTGAAGAAACGGTTTTTCGCGCCCGGGATGTGGCCGCCCACGGGGTCGATGGTTTCGTTTTCGCCCCGGTAGCGGTCGGGGGCGCGCGCATCGATCACCGTCAAGGCTTGCGTTTCCAGGTTGGCGATGACGTCCTGCACGCTGACCGTGCGCGTCAGGCTGGCCTTTTCCGTCAGCTTGCCGGCAGGGCGTGGCGCCACGGGCGTGACCAGCGGCAAGCCCTGTGCCTGCCAGGCGGCCAGGCCGCCGTCGAGCACGGCCACATTCGGATGGCCGACCCAGCGCAGCAGCCACCACAAACGGGCGGCGAACATGCCGCCCTGGCCATCGTACGCCACCACTTGCGTGTCGTCATTGATACCCCAGCCGCGCAGGGTGGCCAGCAGGGCGTTGCGGTCGGGCAAGGGATGCCGTCCCGTAAATTGGGGGCCACGGGCCGTCTTGGGGCCGGACAGGGCCGTGTCGATGTCGGCGAATTGCGCGTTCTGGATATGCCCGGCGGCAAACGCGTCGCTGCCCGCTGCCGGGTTGAGCAAGTCGTGGCGGCAATCGAGGATGACCCAGTGGCTGTCATTCAGGTGGCTGGCCAGTTCGCTGGCCTGGATCAAGGTGGTGTACATCAGGAATGCTCCTTTACACTTCGCTGGCGATGGGATCCGTGCGCGCGATGGCGGCGCCACGGGCCGTGTTGCGGGTATTGTAATAGGTGGCGGCGATGCCCGAGGCGAGGATGATGGCGATGCCCGTCCAGCCGTGCCAGTCGAACAGGTCGCCGAAGATCACCACGCCCCAGAAGCTGGAAAAGACGATGCCTGTGTATTGCAAATTGGCAACCACGAGGGTCTTGCCCAGGCGATAGGAGCGCGTCATGGCCATCTGCGCCATGGTGGCGCACAAGCCGATGGCGGCCAGCAAGCCGATGCCGTAGGCGCTCGTGTGCATGTGCCAGACGACGGGGCCGCCGCCGGCGCTGGCCACGTGGCCGATCACGCCGGCCAGGAAATTGACGACCGAGAAATAGAACACGACCCGGTATTCGGGCTCGCCCAGCAAGCCCAGTTTGCGCACCTGCAAGTAGGCGAGGGCCGACAGCATGCCGGAAATCAATGCCGTGATGGCGCCGGCCAGCTGGTCCGTCTCGAACACCGGTTGCAGCAGCAACGTCACGCCGACAAAGCTCATGGCAATGGCCGCCACCAGCGGCCACTCGACCTGTTGCATGCCTTTCCACCAGCCGCCAGCCAGCAGGATGACGGCGATCCAGATGGGCGCCATGTAATTGAGGGTCATGGCCGTGGCAAGCGGCAGGATGGCGATGGCATAAAACCACAGCCACAGGGCGATCACGCCCACCACGCCGCGCCACAGATGCTGGCCCGGCATCGTGGTTTTAAAGCTGCCGCCCTGGTACAGAATCGTGCAGCTCATGACGAGCATGCCGATGATGCCGCGGTACATGACGATTTCGGACGTCGAATACAGATCCGACGCCAGTTTCACGCACACGCCCATGATGGCGAACATAAAGCTGGCAAACAGCATCCAAAGTGACTGCATGAGTAATCCTGACGATGAAAATGAAAAAGGCCGCGCAATGCGGCCCCTTGAGGAATTACAGTTCGATATTGCTGCGGTACCACTCGTGGAAATGCTGCATGCCGTCTTCCATGGGCGATTGGTAAGGGCCCACTTCGTTCACGCCGCGCGCAATCAGGACCTTGCGGCCCGCATCCATGCGCTGGGCGATTTCATCGTCCTCGACACAGGTTTCCATGTAGGCAGCCCGTTCCGCTTCGACGAAGTCGCGCTCGAACAGTACGATTTCTTCCGGGTAATAGAACTCTACCACGTTGCGCGTTTTTTGCGGGCCGTCGGGCCACAGGGTCGAGACGACCAGCACGTGCGGATACCATTCGACCATGATGTTCGGATACAAGGTCAGCCAGATGGCACCATACGGCGGCGCTTCGCCGCCGCGGAATTGCAGCACCTGCTCCTGCCATTTCTTGTAGGCAGGCGAGCCGGCCTGCTGCAGGCCGCGGTGCACGCCCACCGTCTGCACGCTGTAATCCTTGCCGAATTCCCAGCGCAGGTCGTCGCAGCTGACGAAGCTGCCCAGGCCCGGGTGGAACGGTTCGACGTGATAATCCTCGAGGTAGACTTCGATGAAGGTCTTCCAGTTGTAGTCGCACTCGTGGATTTCCACGTGGTCGAACATGTAGCCGGAAAAATCGAGGTCTTTCGAGACGGACAAATCTTTCAATTTTTCCATCACGTTGTAGCCATTTTGCTCGAACAGCAAGCCATTCCAGCTTTGCAGCGGCGTTTTCGACAGGTTCAGGCACGGCGTCTCGGGGAAATGCGGCGCGCCGATCAATTCACCCTTGAGGTCGTAGGTCCAGCGGTGCAGCGGGCAGACGATGTTATTTGCGTTGCCGCGGCCATTGAACATCAGCGCCTGCCGGTGGCGGCACACGTTGGACAGCACTTCGATGCCATTGGCGTTGCGCACGAGCATGCGCCCTTCGTTCTCAGACGCCAGGGTCGCAAAATCGCCGGTTTCCGGCACCATCAGCTCGTGCCCGACATAGCGCGGGCCGGCTTGGAACAATTGCTGCATTTCACGCTGCAACAGCGTTTCGTCAAAATAGACGTGGACCGGAAGTTGCGCGTTTGAACGCGCCAGCTTGGCGTGAGTAGCCAGATCGGACATCCCAACCCCCATAAATGTACAACGGTCAGCAGTGCCCCAGGCCATTCCCTGGGCAACCGCTACAGAGAGAAAGAATCCGCAAAGACCTGAATTCAAATTTGTTGAAACGGTATTTCGGACAGAACCGGCGATTATAGCGCGTATCGGCCTCGGCATTATCAAACCCGCCCGGTAAATGCACTACTTTAATGAGAAACATTGTCATTTGGCGTGCAATTTCCGGTAGCAAGGGGCGATTCGGCTAAAATCCACTGACAAGCTGGCAACGCTATTGACTTTGAGCGCGCCGATTGCGCTTAAGTTTTCACTTAATAGTGTGGTTTGTTCTAAAATAACGCTTCTATACTGGCCGGGAGTCCCCGGCGTCTCCCTACAAGCCCCTCGTGCCACGAAGAGATCTGAGTCTATGTCGAAGAAATTAACTGCCGCTGCCGCAGCGCCGGCCTCGTTTGAAGAGGCGATGGCGGAACTGGCGCAGCTGGTAACGCAAATGGAAGCGGGCCAGTTGCCGCTGGAAGCATCGGTCGCGGCGTACCAGCGCGGCTCGGAACTGGTCAAGTATTGCGCTACCCAGCTCGACAGTGTCGAAGCGCAGGTGAAAGTACTGGAAGGCGACATGTTGAAACCGTTCGTGGATGCCGGCGAGGCCGCCCAATGATGGCCAATGTGCAACAAGACAGCGTGACCTTCGGCGACTGGATGCAAGCGACCCAGTCCGGCGTGGAAGGCCGGCTCGACCAATTCCTGCCGGCGGCAGACGTCGTGCCGCACAAGCTGCACGCGGCCATGCGCTACGCGCTGCTGGGCGGTGGCAAGCGCGTGCGCCCGCTGCTGGTGATGGCGGCCGGCGAACTGTTTGACGCCGATCAAGACACGCTCGCGCGCGCAGCTTGCGCGCTGGAAATGATTCACGTGTATTCGCTCGTGCATGACGACATGCCGTGCATGGATGACGATGCCTTGCGCCGTGGCAAGCCCACCGTGCACATCGCCTATGATGAAGCGACGGCCCTGCTGGTCGGCGACGCGCTGCAATCGCAGGCCTTCATGCTGCTGGCCGACGGCGCGGCGATTCTTCCCGCGCGGCAGATGGCGATGATCCGGCTGCTGGCGCACGCTTCCGGTTCCGCAGGCATGTGCGGCGGCCAGGCGATCGACCTCGACAGCGTCGGCCTGGCCTTGACCTTGCCGCAGCTGGAACAGATGCATCAACTGAAAACGGGCGCCTTGCTGCGCGCAGCCGTGATCCTCGGCGCGCTGGCGGGCAAGGATTTGACGGCGGACGAGATGTCGGCGCTGAACGCGTATGCGCGCGCCGTCGGGCTGGCGTTCCAGGTGGTCGACGACGTGCTCGACGCGACGGCCGATTCGGCCACCCTGGGCAAGACGGCGGGCAAGGATGCTGCCGCCAACAAGCCTACCTACGTATCGATACTGGGGCTGGAACCATCGCGGGCCCTGGCAGAACAATTGCGGTGCGACGCCCATGCGGCGCTGGCGCCATTCGGGGACAAGGCACGCCGTTTGCGCGAGCTGGCGGACCTGGTCGTGCAGCGGAAGGCATAAATGAAACTGTTAGAAACCATCAATGAACCAGCGCAAGTGCGCAAGCTGGCCCGCTCGCAACTGGTGCCGCTGGCGCAGGAATTGCGCAGCTTCCTGCTCGATTCCGTTTCCAAGACGGGCGGCCATCTGTCGTCCAATCTGGGCACGGTCGAGCTGACCGTCGCGCTGCACTACGTCTTCAACACGCCGCACGACCGCATCGTCTGGGACGTGGGCCACCAGACCTATTCGCACAAGATCCTGACGGGCCGCCGCGAGCGCATGCACACCTTGCGCCAGAAAGACGGCATTTCCGGCTTCCCGAAACGCGACGAGAGCGAATACGACACCTTCGGCACGGCGCACTCGTCGACGTCGATCTCGGCCGCGCTGGGCATGGCCCAGGCCGCCAAGATCAAGGGCGATCCGCTGCATGCGATCGCCGTGATCGGCGACGGCTCGATGACGGCCGGCATGGCCTTCGAGGCGATGAACAATGCGGGCGTGCAGGAAGACGTCAACCTGCTGGTGATCCTGAACGACAACGACATGTCGATCTCGCCGCCCGTGGGCGCCCTGAACCGCCACCTGGCGCGATTGATGTCGGGCCAGTTCTATGCGGCGGCGAAAAATGTCGGCAAGTCCGTTTTGCCCGGCCCCGTGCTGGAACTGGCGAAGCGCTTCGAAGAGCACGCCAAGGGCATGGTCGTGCCCGCCACCATGTTCGAGGAATTCGGTTTCAATTACATCGGCCCCATCGACGGCCACGACCTCGATTCGCTGATCCCGACCTTGCAAAACATCAAGCAATTGAAGGGCCCGCAATTCCTGCACGTGGTGACCAAGAAGGGGCAGGGCTACAAGCTGGCCGAAGCGGAACCGATCCTGTACCACGGCACGCCGAAGTTCAATCCCTTGGAAGGCATCAAGCCGGCCACGGCACCGGGCAAGATGACGTACACGGAAGTGTTCGGCAACTGGCTGTGCGACATGGCGGCGCACGACAAGCGCCTGGTGGGCATCACGCCGGCCATGCGCGAAGGCTCGGGCATGGTCAAGTTCGAACAGCAATTCCCGAACCGCTATTTCGACGTCGGTATCGCCGAGCAGCATTCCGTGACGTTTGGCGCCGGCCTGGCCTGCGAAGGCTTGAAACCCGTCGTGGCCATTTACTCGACCTTTTTGCAGCGCGCCTACGACCAGCTGATCCACGACGTGGCCCTGCAAAACCTGGACGTGACGTTCGCGCTGGACCGTGCCGGCCTGGTGGGCGCCGACGGCGCCACGCACGCGGGCAATTACGACATGGCGTTCCTGCGCTGCATCCCGAACATGGTCGTCATGGCTGCGTCCGATGAAAACGAATGCCGCCAAATGCTGACGACGGGCTACCATTATCCGGGCCCCGCCGCCATCCGCTATCCGCGCGGCGCCGGTGCCGGCGTGGCCATCGTGCCGGAACTGACCA
This window of the Janthinobacterium agaricidamnosum genome carries:
- a CDS encoding ABC-F family ATP-binding cassette domain-containing protein; its protein translation is MTTLISTQALQLDTHDGFLFNELAFTLRQGDRIGLIGHNGCGKSTLLGLLSGTREATAGTIHYARACRLQHVEQHLPAELASLSLYDALLAPVLEQPELHWRVDSLLAELGFEHETAQVPVHSLSGGQHTRLLLGRALLQEPNVLLLDEPSNHLDLPSLLWLEQFLLRWRGAFILVSHDQRLLDNVATRSWILRDSRLYDFDLPCGPALAALAEADLAAAARHAAEQKEIDRLSASSARLALWGRTYDNEDLARKAKTMQRRIDKLKDAQSFVSDGAPWRLSLRGKPLAADQLLALDALDVRAVPASPLLFHTGQLWLKPGDRVALLGANGSGKSSLLRLCWQAIQEQEERADLRWHHAANIGYYDQSLRQLADTADLSDALYPFAVQNEAARSQVARKQALISAGFPYARHGQTVATLSGGERARLLFLGLSLASYHLLLLDEPSNHLDMQGKAELGQALRGFEGACLLVSHDRDLIETACNRFWVVADGRLEEWPDAGSAYARLSAEDGQAPLPVPRVESAPLVPGQTDVDQQLERLCELEQLLAEDLERKPRHQKPASQQAWQAELAQLNQSLGISS
- a CDS encoding sulfurtransferase; amino-acid sequence: MYTTLIQASELASHLNDSHWVILDCRHDLLNPAAGSDAFAAGHIQNAQFADIDTALSGPKTARGPQFTGRHPLPDRNALLATLRGWGINDDTQVVAYDGQGGMFAARLWWLLRWVGHPNVAVLDGGLAAWQAQGLPLVTPVAPRPAGKLTEKASLTRTVSVQDVIANLETQALTVIDARAPDRYRGENETIDPVGGHIPGAKNRFFKDNLQADGRFKSAEALRRDFSALFDAPQAAVMQCGSGVTACHNLLALEVAGLPGAALYPGSWSEWCADPARPVATGN
- a CDS encoding DMT family transporter, giving the protein MQSLWMLFASFMFAIMGVCVKLASDLYSTSEIVMYRGIIGMLVMSCTILYQGGSFKTTMPGQHLWRGVVGVIALWLWFYAIAILPLATAMTLNYMAPIWIAVILLAGGWWKGMQQVEWPLVAAIAMSFVGVTLLLQPVFETDQLAGAITALISGMLSALAYLQVRKLGLLGEPEYRVVFYFSVVNFLAGVIGHVASAGGGPVVWHMHTSAYGIGLLAAIGLCATMAQMAMTRSYRLGKTLVVANLQYTGIVFSSFWGVVIFGDLFDWHGWTGIAIILASGIAATYYNTRNTARGAAIARTDPIASEV
- a CDS encoding aromatic ring-hydroxylating oxygenase subunit alpha is translated as MSDLATHAKLARSNAQLPVHVYFDETLLQREMQQLFQAGPRYVGHELMVPETGDFATLASENEGRMLVRNANGIEVLSNVCRHRQALMFNGRGNANNIVCPLHRWTYDLKGELIGAPHFPETPCLNLSKTPLQSWNGLLFEQNGYNVMEKLKDLSVSKDLDFSGYMFDHVEIHECDYNWKTFIEVYLEDYHVEPFHPGLGSFVSCDDLRWEFGKDYSVQTVGVHRGLQQAGSPAYKKWQEQVLQFRGGEAPPYGAIWLTLYPNIMVEWYPHVLVVSTLWPDGPQKTRNVVEFYYPEEIVLFERDFVEAERAAYMETCVEDDEIAQRMDAGRKVLIARGVNEVGPYQSPMEDGMQHFHEWYRSNIEL
- a CDS encoding exodeoxyribonuclease VII small subunit, producing MSKKLTAAAAAPASFEEAMAELAQLVTQMEAGQLPLEASVAAYQRGSELVKYCATQLDSVEAQVKVLEGDMLKPFVDAGEAAQ
- a CDS encoding polyprenyl synthetase family protein, encoding MMANVQQDSVTFGDWMQATQSGVEGRLDQFLPAADVVPHKLHAAMRYALLGGGKRVRPLLVMAAGELFDADQDTLARAACALEMIHVYSLVHDDMPCMDDDALRRGKPTVHIAYDEATALLVGDALQSQAFMLLADGAAILPARQMAMIRLLAHASGSAGMCGGQAIDLDSVGLALTLPQLEQMHQLKTGALLRAAVILGALAGKDLTADEMSALNAYARAVGLAFQVVDDVLDATADSATLGKTAGKDAAANKPTYVSILGLEPSRALAEQLRCDAHAALAPFGDKARRLRELADLVVQRKA
- the dxs gene encoding 1-deoxy-D-xylulose-5-phosphate synthase, which encodes MKLLETINEPAQVRKLARSQLVPLAQELRSFLLDSVSKTGGHLSSNLGTVELTVALHYVFNTPHDRIVWDVGHQTYSHKILTGRRERMHTLRQKDGISGFPKRDESEYDTFGTAHSSTSISAALGMAQAAKIKGDPLHAIAVIGDGSMTAGMAFEAMNNAGVQEDVNLLVILNDNDMSISPPVGALNRHLARLMSGQFYAAAKNVGKSVLPGPVLELAKRFEEHAKGMVVPATMFEEFGFNYIGPIDGHDLDSLIPTLQNIKQLKGPQFLHVVTKKGQGYKLAEAEPILYHGTPKFNPLEGIKPATAPGKMTYTEVFGNWLCDMAAHDKRLVGITPAMREGSGMVKFEQQFPNRYFDVGIAEQHSVTFGAGLACEGLKPVVAIYSTFLQRAYDQLIHDVALQNLDVTFALDRAGLVGADGATHAGNYDMAFLRCIPNMVVMAASDENECRQMLTTGYHYPGPAAIRYPRGAGAGVAIVPELTSIEIGKGEIKRHGKRIAILAFGSMVAPSVAAGDKLDATVANMRFVKPLDVALVKQLAAEHDYLVTVEEGCIMGGAGSAVAEALAAEGIVKPILMLGLPDTFIDHGDPVQLLKSVGLDATGIAASIEQRFGGSQPRLAVVS